TTTATTTTTAATTTTGAGCACTGAAAAGGCTATTCTTCGCAAGCAGGCTTTTTTGGTTTTAGTAGAACATCGTTCAGCGCGAGTTAAGCTGGCCCGTGAACTTTTGTCACTTGATAATTCTTTTGGTATACAGACGAGACTTCTTAAGGAGAATATGAGGCTTATCGACGAAAAATATTTTCCCGAGGCTAAAAAGTATCTGGTTGTTATAACTCAATATAAATTCTTTTGGAACCGGGCTGTCAGAAGAAAGGCTAATGCTATTTTAACTAAATATGGAAATTAATATAATCGAGAAATTTTTACGTGAGTTTATCTCGACCTGGCAAGTTGCAAAGATTTACGGGATTGAACATCCACGATTTTTGAGCTCTTTAGACGTAGTGTTCGATAATTTAGAGCCAATACTTATTGCGAAAAAAGAATTAATTATTGGGGTGGTTGGATCGGAATTTGCCTGCGGTGAAGATATCTTTTTTGAACTTAGCCAAAAATCAGGTTTAGCAATTGCTCAGTTAAAAGAAAAAGGCATTGAAAGAATTATTTTCCAAAAAGGTGTAGACAAAGAAGAGGTTTCCCAGTTCATATCGCTCTTGGTGGTTCCGCAAACTCAAATTGAGGGTGAATTCAAAGATTACTTATCGGTTATTGGCATAAAAAATATTAGAGTGGGCAAGATTATTGAGTCGGATTTAGGTCCGGTTGATAAAGATGGATCGAATTTTGATAAAATTGATAAGTATAAAGATTGCTTAGATAAGGTATCTAAATCTTTGGATTCTTTAATTGATGAGGATAAGGTTGATTTTTTAAAGGTTAAATTTGTTACTAATGCGATTATGGACAACTTATCGGATAGTTATCAGATATTTTTATCGCTTTCGGAAGTAAAAAATTATGATAGTGCAACTTTCGTGCATCTTTTAAACGTAAGTGTACTTTCGATTTATTTTTCACATAAATTAGGTTTGGGCCGTGATGATTGTCTTGATATAGGAGTTTCAGCTCTTTTGCATGATATCGGAAAGCTTTCTATTTCTCGAAAAATAATTCAAAAGTCAGGCAAACTAAAGGATGAGGAGTTTACCAAGATTAAAAGCCATACAATTTTAGGGGCAGAGATTCTTTTGCATCATTCTGATAAGTTAGGGGTTTTACCGGCAATCGTTGCCTTTGAGCACCACTTGGGGTGGGATAGCAAGGGGTATCCTAAGATTAGTTTTTCTCGGAGGCCGCATTTAGCCTCTTCGATTGTCCATATTTGTGATGAGTATGATGCCCTTACTCAACGCCGTTCTTATAAGAGAGATTATCCGCCAGAGATAGTTTATCAAATAATGAATAAGCAGAAAGGGGCTAAATTTTCTCCGAAATTGCTGGATAAGTTTTTTAAAATACTAGGTCTTTGGCCAAAAGGAAGTATCGTGCGTTTGAGCGATTCCAGAATAGCTGTGGTGCGTCAGCCGAATGAGGAGGATATCTATCGACCCCAAGTTGAGATTGTTTCTGATTCGGCCGGAGAGATGGTCGATTTATCAAGTAATCCTGAGATTGGGATACGTCACGCCCTTAATCCTTTGACTGAGGGCAAACAGTATCTTAGATTTATATAATAAGGGTAATTTTGTTTTGGCAAAAATATTTACCCGTTAAAGTAATTATGGTATTATTTATTGATGAAAAGAGTTAGCGTTTTACATATTTCTGAGTTTGGTGGTCACAGTAAAGCTGCCCAAAATATCAAGGAAGCCTTTCTTTTCAAAGACCCCCGGATAGACGTTGTAACTTTAAACGGCTTAGGTCATTTTTATCCGCGAGGAGAGAAAGTGGTCGACTTTGCCTATATGATGACCATAAAACACTTTCCTTCTGTTTGGGGTAAGGCCTATGATCGCAAGAAAGTCATAAAAGCTTTAACCCCTTATCGTAAAATTGTTCACAAAATAACCTTTGGTAAGTTAAACCGTTTGATAAATGAGTCTCGGCCGGATTGTTTTGTTGCTACCCAGGCTTTTCCTTGCGGTTTAATTGCTGATTTTAAAAAGAGTAAGGGTTTAAAAATACCCTTAGTTGCCATTGTCACCGATTATCATCCGCATCGTTTTTGGGTTCATCCTCATGTTGATCGTTATGTTGTAGCTTGTCAAGAAGCACGGAAAGTTTTAATTGGCCAAGGTGTTGTTCCTGAAAAAATAAAGGTATTAGGGATACCAATCTCGGTTAAGTTTTTAGGTAGTTATCCTAAGGAAGAGATTGCTGATGAGTTAGGGTTTGTAAAAAATTTACCTTCATTATTGATTATGGGCGGAGGCCTAGGTTTAGGTCCAATACAGTTTATTGCTCAGGAGCTGGATGCTTTAAGTCATGATTTTCAGATTATAGTCATCTGCGGTAAGAATAAGAAACTTTACGAATGGTTCTCGAAGAACAAAGGACTTTTCAAGAAGCCAATTTTTACCTTTGGCTATACCCATAAGATATACAAAATAATGGATTTTTCAGATATTATTATTACCAAAGGCGGTGGGATAACTATTTCTGAAAGTTTAGCTAAAGGATTATGTATTATTGTTACTAATCCGATACCCGGTCAAGAAGAGAGAAATGTTAACTATTTAAATAACGTTCAGGCAATAACTAAGGCCGATAAGGCAGAGGAGGTTGCTGGAGTTGTCGGCAGGTTCTTTAGTAATCCCAAAGATATGTATCGTTTTCGAGAGCGGGCAAAAGAATATTCGTTTATTGATTCTTCTTTGAGGATAGTTGATTTAATTTTGGAGCTAATCAGTTAATGTATTATCTTTTTGTTTTCGGAAGCCTGCTAGCCTCAATTTTTCCCCGGAATATTTGTTATTTGTTTGCTAAAATAGTGGCCTTATCTAATTTTTATCTATTCGTTAAAGATAAACGAAATATAGATTATAATTTGGGGGCCATCGTTTTTGATCCGAAAGAGAGAAGAAGGCAAGTTAAAAACGTATTCATAAATTTTTCTTACTATTTAGCTGATTTTTTCCGCTACCCTAAGTTAAATGAAGCCTTTATAAAAAAATACGTAAAAGTTATCGGTTTAGATAATTTAGGTTCGGTTATTGATCAACATAAGGGGGTAATAGCCCTTACTGCTCATTTAGGAAATTATGAGTTGGCCGGAGCCGTGATTTCGCTTCTAGGGTATCCGGTCTCTGCGGTTGCTCTTCCCCATAAAGATAAACGGATAAATAATTTTTTTGATCATCGGCGTAATATGGTAGGGATGCAAGTAATTTCTACTGGTAGTGCTGTGCGCGGTTGCTTCTCAGCGCTTAAAACTGGAAGGGTATTAGGTCTCTTGGGTGATAAAGATTTTTCTGGGGGTGGTTTAAAGCTCGAGATGTTTTCTCGTCAGGCTAAACTTCCTCGCGGGGCTGCTTTTTTTGCTTTAAAAACCAATACTCCGATTGTGCCGGTATTTTTCGTTAGAGTCGATAAGTATTTTTATCATCTTATAATTGACAAGCCGATTTTTTTAAATAAAGATACTGAAAGTGATGAAGTAACTATAATTAATAAATATATAGCTGTTTTAGAAAAGTACCTAAAACAGTATCCGGGTCAGTGGTACATGTTTGATCGATACTGGCTGGATTAAGAAAATCTTAAAAATAAAAGTTAGAAGAAATTAGTTGGGCGATGAAGATTTGGGTTGTTATTCCGGCTTACAATGAGGTTTTGAGTTTAGAGTCGCTTCTTAATCGGCTGGGCGATAAAAATTTATCTATACTTGTAATTGATGATGGTTCGATTGACGCAACCTATAAGGTAGCTAAGGCTAAAGCCGATGTCGCCATCAAAAATGAGAAAAATCTTGGGAAAGGATTAGCTTTGAATAAGGCTATTTCTTATCTTTTTGATCATCAAGAGTTTGACTATCTTATTTTCATGGATGCCGACGGCCAGCACAGTCCGGAGGACATAGACAAGTTTTTCGAAGAAGCCGAGAAGGGTAGTTCTTTCGTCATCGGCAATCGAATGGTTGAACCTTTGGGTATGCCCTACAATCGGGTCGTTACCAATAAGTTTATGTCCTGGCTTATTTCAAAGATAATTGGTCAGCAGGTTCCCGATAGCCAGTGTGGCTTTCGAATGATCAAACGTCAGGTTTTAGAGAAGATAGCTATTAAGACTAAAAAGTTTGAAATAGAATCAGAAATCTTAATTAAGGCGGCGAAACTGGGCTTTGATATAAAAAGCATGCCGATAAAAACTATCTATTTTAAGAACCCGCATAGTAAAATTCGCCCTTTTAGGGATGCGATAAGATTTATAACCTTTATAGCTAAGGTAGATAAGTGAAGCAAACCAACTTTAGCAAAATGAGAGAGCGGATGGTTTCTGAACAGATAAGCAGCCGCGGTATTGTTGATAAAAGAATTCTTAATATTTTTAGGTCTGTGCCTCGGCATGAATTTATCCCCAAAGAGCAGCTACTTAGTGCCTATAGTGATTGTCCACTTTCAATTGGATACGGCCAGACAATTTCTCAGCCTTATATGGTTGCTGCAATGACTAAAGAGTTACAGCTTAAATCGGAAATGACTGTTTTGGAAGTAGGAACCGGCAGTGGTTATCAAACCGCTATACTTTGTGCACTCAGAGCGCGAGTCTATAGTATTGAGCGGATTAAGCAATTGGCTGATCAGGCTAAAGCGGTTTTAGATAGTCTAGATTATCGGGCAGAGGTGAAGATGGCTGATGGGACGCTTGGCTGGGAAGAGTACGCCCCTTATGATCGGATTATTATTACTGCCGCAGCTAGTTCTATACCAGAGCCTTTAGTCAAACAGCTCAAGATAGGCGGAAGGCTTGTTGTTCCGGTTGGCGGTCAATCTCGCCAAGAGCTTACGGTTTTAGATAAGATTTCAGATAAAGAAGTTAAAACCGAAAATATTTTTAGTTGTGTTTTTGTTCCTCTAATCGGTAAATACGGATATGAAAACTAAAGTTTTTGCATTTTTAACGGCACTATTTTCTAAAAAACTACTAATTGTTTTAGTGGCCGCGCTTCCTATTTTTGAGTTAAGATTAGCCATACCTTTAGGGATAATTAAATTTAATCTGCCGTTACTGGAGGTGTATTTTTTATCTTTAATTGGCAATCTAATTCCGATAGTGCCTTTGCTTTTATTGTTTAAGTATTTCTTTCATCATTTGGAAAATATAAAATTTATCGGTAAGTTTTTTAGTTGGTGGTTTAGGCGAGTTGAGCAGAAGTCAAAAATAGTCGATAAGTGGGGATTTTGGGGTTTAGTTTTATTTGTTTCTATTCCGTTACCAATAACCGGAGCTTGGACTGGAACGGTTGCCGCTACTTTGTTTGAAATGAAAACAAAAAAGGCGGCTTTGGCGATTGCTATCGGAGTAGCTTTAGCCGGATTGATAGTGACGGTTTTAAGTTTACTTTGTGCGGATTCAGTAAGAGGTTGGCTGACATTTATTTAAGGAGTTAAGTTATTATGGAAAGAGTCTATTTAACTAGAGGTGGGTATGAAAAGTTGATTCAAGAGTTAGAGTATTTAAAAAAAATAAAACGAAAGGAAATTACCAAATCAATAGCCCATGCTCGTTCTTTGGGTGATTTGAAGGAAAATGCCGAATACCATGCAGCAAAAGAGGCAATGTCTTATAATGAAAAACGGGTTTCTGAGCTTGAAGATAAACTTAGCCGAGTTGAAATCATCGACGAGAACAGCGTAGCTTCCGATGCTGCTTATATCGGTTCAAAGGTTAAACTGGTTGATTTGGATACTGACCAGGAAGTTGAATATACCCTGGTTGGCCAAGACGAGGCTGACCCAATAAATGATTTAATTTCAGTAGTTTCTCCAGTAGGTAAAGCTATCCT
Above is a genomic segment from Candidatus Omnitrophota bacterium containing:
- a CDS encoding HD domain-containing protein is translated as MEINIIEKFLREFISTWQVAKIYGIEHPRFLSSLDVVFDNLEPILIAKKELIIGVVGSEFACGEDIFFELSQKSGLAIAQLKEKGIERIIFQKGVDKEEVSQFISLLVVPQTQIEGEFKDYLSVIGIKNIRVGKIIESDLGPVDKDGSNFDKIDKYKDCLDKVSKSLDSLIDEDKVDFLKVKFVTNAIMDNLSDSYQIFLSLSEVKNYDSATFVHLLNVSVLSIYFSHKLGLGRDDCLDIGVSALLHDIGKLSISRKIIQKSGKLKDEEFTKIKSHTILGAEILLHHSDKLGVLPAIVAFEHHLGWDSKGYPKISFSRRPHLASSIVHICDEYDALTQRRSYKRDYPPEIVYQIMNKQKGAKFSPKLLDKFFKILGLWPKGSIVRLSDSRIAVVRQPNEEDIYRPQVEIVSDSAGEMVDLSSNPEIGIRHALNPLTEGKQYLRFI
- a CDS encoding glycosyltransferase; this encodes MKRVSVLHISEFGGHSKAAQNIKEAFLFKDPRIDVVTLNGLGHFYPRGEKVVDFAYMMTIKHFPSVWGKAYDRKKVIKALTPYRKIVHKITFGKLNRLINESRPDCFVATQAFPCGLIADFKKSKGLKIPLVAIVTDYHPHRFWVHPHVDRYVVACQEARKVLIGQGVVPEKIKVLGIPISVKFLGSYPKEEIADELGFVKNLPSLLIMGGGLGLGPIQFIAQELDALSHDFQIIVICGKNKKLYEWFSKNKGLFKKPIFTFGYTHKIYKIMDFSDIIITKGGGITISESLAKGLCIIVTNPIPGQEERNVNYLNNVQAITKADKAEEVAGVVGRFFSNPKDMYRFRERAKEYSFIDSSLRIVDLILELIS
- a CDS encoding lysophospholipid acyltransferase family protein; protein product: MYYLFVFGSLLASIFPRNICYLFAKIVALSNFYLFVKDKRNIDYNLGAIVFDPKERRRQVKNVFINFSYYLADFFRYPKLNEAFIKKYVKVIGLDNLGSVIDQHKGVIALTAHLGNYELAGAVISLLGYPVSAVALPHKDKRINNFFDHRRNMVGMQVISTGSAVRGCFSALKTGRVLGLLGDKDFSGGGLKLEMFSRQAKLPRGAAFFALKTNTPIVPVFFVRVDKYFYHLIIDKPIFLNKDTESDEVTIINKYIAVLEKYLKQYPGQWYMFDRYWLD
- a CDS encoding glycosyltransferase family 2 protein; translation: MKIWVVIPAYNEVLSLESLLNRLGDKNLSILVIDDGSIDATYKVAKAKADVAIKNEKNLGKGLALNKAISYLFDHQEFDYLIFMDADGQHSPEDIDKFFEEAEKGSSFVIGNRMVEPLGMPYNRVVTNKFMSWLISKIIGQQVPDSQCGFRMIKRQVLEKIAIKTKKFEIESEILIKAAKLGFDIKSMPIKTIYFKNPHSKIRPFRDAIRFITFIAKVDK
- a CDS encoding protein-L-isoaspartate(D-aspartate) O-methyltransferase; amino-acid sequence: MRERMVSEQISSRGIVDKRILNIFRSVPRHEFIPKEQLLSAYSDCPLSIGYGQTISQPYMVAAMTKELQLKSEMTVLEVGTGSGYQTAILCALRARVYSIERIKQLADQAKAVLDSLDYRAEVKMADGTLGWEEYAPYDRIIITAAASSIPEPLVKQLKIGGRLVVPVGGQSRQELTVLDKISDKEVKTENIFSCVFVPLIGKYGYEN
- a CDS encoding small multi-drug export protein, yielding MKTKVFAFLTALFSKKLLIVLVAALPIFELRLAIPLGIIKFNLPLLEVYFLSLIGNLIPIVPLLLLFKYFFHHLENIKFIGKFFSWWFRRVEQKSKIVDKWGFWGLVLFVSIPLPITGAWTGTVAATLFEMKTKKAALAIAIGVALAGLIVTVLSLLCADSVRGWLTFI
- the greA gene encoding transcription elongation factor GreA, whose translation is MERVYLTRGGYEKLIQELEYLKKIKRKEITKSIAHARSLGDLKENAEYHAAKEAMSYNEKRVSELEDKLSRVEIIDENSVASDAAYIGSKVKLVDLDTDQEVEYTLVGQDEADPINDLISVVSPVGKAILGHKKGDAIEINVPAGKLSYRVVEISR